Proteins co-encoded in one Paracrocinitomix mangrovi genomic window:
- a CDS encoding DsrE family protein codes for MEKRKMVIVITNGLDNERSSVAWSIANGAINAGLDLTVFLVSSAVDWVRKGAADNVHLNPLDPTMKEMIDNVLKSGSRVGVCPPCAKVRGYVESDLLDGVEVVGSMAIHEPVLQGAATLTF; via the coding sequence ATGGAAAAAAGAAAAATGGTAATCGTAATTACAAACGGATTAGACAATGAAAGATCTTCAGTAGCATGGAGTATTGCAAACGGAGCAATAAATGCAGGATTGGATTTAACAGTATTTTTAGTTAGTTCAGCCGTAGATTGGGTGAGAAAAGGAGCGGCAGATAATGTTCACTTAAATCCTCTTGATCCTACAATGAAAGAAATGATAGATAATGTACTAAAAAGTGGCAGTAGAGTAGGGGTTTGTCCTCCTTGTGCTAAAGTTAGAGGGTATGTTGAAAGTGATTTGTTAGATGGGGTTGAAGTTGTTGGTTCTATGGCTATACATGAACCTGTATTACAAGGCGCAGCGACATTGACATTTTAA
- a CDS encoding cysteine dioxygenase — protein sequence MNGVIYHTFNQNAIGFGSNTAIDKIENQTLLLLDHFCNELALTFDASSFPYSAKQFEEVFKNFNPSPLQLAKMVLLPYGKYTLINNNLLKVVLIHWGSGNETDVHGHPSGGCMFKILHGNVVENRFEPIEDGKLMSSKFYQKGDVAYLDNQQCFHDVRNSFPWAALSLHAYTPGNPNK from the coding sequence ATGAACGGAGTAATATATCATACATTTAATCAAAATGCAATTGGTTTTGGAAGTAACACGGCAATTGACAAAATTGAAAATCAAACGCTTCTTCTTTTAGACCATTTTTGCAATGAGTTAGCATTGACTTTTGATGCTTCATCTTTCCCTTATAGTGCAAAGCAATTCGAAGAGGTTTTTAAAAACTTTAACCCATCACCATTGCAATTAGCCAAAATGGTTCTATTGCCTTATGGTAAGTATACCCTTATAAATAATAACCTTCTAAAGGTAGTATTGATTCACTGGGGGTCTGGTAATGAAACAGACGTGCACGGACATCCTTCTGGAGGATGTATGTTTAAAATTTTACATGGAAATGTTGTTGAAAATAGGTTTGAACCCATAGAGGATGGAAAATTAATGTCTTCTAAGTTTTACCAAAAGGGAGATGTTGCCTATCTGGATAATCAACAATGTTTTCATGATGTAAGAAACTCATTTCCCTGGGCTGCATTAAGTCTACATGCTTATACGCCAGGAAATCCAAATAAATAA
- a CDS encoding two-component regulator propeller domain-containing protein, with the protein MRYLCLYLLLISQLSFGQKFNFVEYGIEEGLPQSQIKDLYQDSKGYLWICTHGGIAKFDGKNFKSWTKEDGLLDAHVISITESDNGQIIAGTRDGLIVIENDQLKTYSLSQGVPGKTVWDVENINGKIWIATDKGICFFENDEISLPNDQHHFLKSDSRCIEYDYKNELLYLYSGNKFYTFQNNQWDSLNIEGVIALDICVNENGQVFIGQWNAPQLSTIENGKLVPLAEKVNSPITKLFVDNNKNVWASSWDKGMLCLHPDYTYDQYSIDNGLPSNSYWGVIQDNESNMWFGSFGGGLIKFSQDPFVHYDLDAGLPSIVVNAVKFDSKNRLWIGTDNGVKVGVIEGLHINWIDGPWDKAFSNKKIVTFYEMQNGNMAIGCYDDDYRMSIFNGTSFYHFKERLGAPAFWFHETTDGTLWAGTDFKGVFKTGPKGDEFIKIKHGDNRIITINEDLSGNIWMGTYGHGINILIKDSVYVFNQDKLEGTTISKFIINDNGTVWAGTDDRGVLGLKLENNALKVVDSINTKNGAIDNKVTGLNVDSKGDLWVGTSKGIMIIHNHLNDRSIKSYSKADGFIHSETTYDPFAEYNDYMYIATSGGITRMDMNYEYQPSGIDKLVFSELQLEYKNHEIKDNLDDYGFPEKLDFNYDQNHLTFYFNTIHFSVPEKVKYRFKMEGLDPDWTPYTKDGKITYSSLNPGNYTLHVQAINSLGDKGIERTIEIRIKPPFWQTIWFKVSVGILLILIVYGIFRWRTNKLRKDREKLEKTVTERTLELRHQKEIVEEKNKEITDSISYAKRIQTAILPPDKLIRECFPNSFVWYLPKDIVAGDFYWMELSGDHVLFAAADCTGHGVPGAMVSVVCHVALNRTVREFGIVESGKVLDKTRELVVNTFERSEMDVRDGMDIALVSYNRKTKEITYSGAHNPLWLIRNNEVIEYKADKQPIGKFEMDQAFTSHTIQLEKGDQFYLFSDGYADQFGGDRGKKFKGKNFKDLLQKNAHLAMDIQLAELQKAFYEWKGDYEQLDDVCVIGVRI; encoded by the coding sequence GTGCGCTATTTATGTTTATACCTCTTATTAATCAGCCAACTTAGTTTTGGTCAAAAATTTAATTTCGTTGAGTATGGAATTGAGGAGGGATTGCCACAATCTCAGATAAAGGATCTCTATCAAGACTCAAAAGGTTATTTATGGATTTGTACACATGGTGGAATCGCAAAATTTGATGGTAAAAACTTCAAGAGCTGGACTAAAGAAGATGGCTTATTAGATGCACATGTTATTTCCATTACAGAATCTGATAATGGACAAATAATTGCCGGTACAAGAGACGGTTTGATCGTTATTGAAAATGATCAGCTCAAAACTTACTCTTTAAGTCAAGGGGTGCCTGGCAAAACAGTTTGGGACGTCGAAAATATCAATGGTAAAATCTGGATTGCTACTGATAAGGGAATTTGTTTTTTTGAAAATGACGAAATTTCATTGCCTAATGACCAACATCACTTCCTAAAATCTGATAGCAGATGCATTGAGTATGATTACAAAAACGAGCTTTTATATTTATATAGTGGCAACAAATTTTACACTTTCCAAAATAATCAATGGGATTCATTAAATATTGAAGGTGTTATCGCATTAGACATTTGTGTTAATGAAAACGGACAAGTTTTTATCGGTCAATGGAATGCACCTCAGCTTTCCACCATAGAAAATGGTAAGCTTGTTCCACTCGCAGAGAAAGTTAACTCTCCTATTACAAAACTATTTGTTGATAACAACAAAAATGTCTGGGCGTCAAGCTGGGATAAAGGAATGTTGTGCTTGCATCCGGACTATACTTATGACCAATATTCCATTGACAATGGCTTGCCTTCAAATTCATATTGGGGCGTTATTCAAGATAATGAATCAAACATGTGGTTTGGAAGTTTTGGAGGAGGATTAATCAAGTTTTCACAAGATCCATTTGTTCATTATGATTTAGATGCAGGATTACCAAGCATTGTGGTAAACGCCGTAAAATTTGACTCAAAGAATAGATTGTGGATAGGCACTGACAATGGAGTAAAAGTTGGAGTAATTGAAGGATTGCATATTAATTGGATAGATGGACCGTGGGATAAAGCTTTTAGCAACAAAAAGATCGTCACCTTTTACGAAATGCAAAATGGCAATATGGCAATTGGATGCTATGATGATGACTACAGAATGTCCATTTTTAATGGAACATCATTTTATCACTTCAAAGAAAGATTGGGTGCGCCAGCCTTTTGGTTTCATGAAACAACTGATGGAACACTTTGGGCCGGTACAGATTTTAAAGGAGTATTTAAAACAGGTCCAAAGGGAGATGAATTCATAAAAATCAAACATGGAGATAACCGAATTATTACAATCAACGAAGATTTGTCAGGGAACATTTGGATGGGTACTTATGGTCATGGAATAAACATATTAATTAAAGACTCTGTGTACGTTTTCAACCAAGACAAACTGGAAGGGACCACGATAAGTAAGTTTATTATAAACGATAACGGCACAGTTTGGGCAGGCACAGATGACAGAGGAGTTTTAGGCCTGAAATTGGAGAATAATGCACTCAAGGTAGTTGATTCAATTAACACAAAAAATGGAGCAATAGACAATAAAGTGACGGGGTTAAATGTAGATTCAAAAGGTGACTTATGGGTAGGAACATCTAAAGGAATAATGATTATTCACAATCACTTAAATGATAGGTCGATCAAATCATACAGTAAAGCAGACGGCTTCATTCATAGTGAAACTACTTATGACCCATTTGCTGAATACAATGATTACATGTACATAGCTACTTCCGGTGGCATCACCAGAATGGACATGAATTATGAATATCAGCCTTCAGGCATTGATAAACTTGTATTTTCTGAACTTCAATTAGAATATAAGAATCATGAAATAAAAGACAATCTAGATGACTATGGTTTTCCGGAAAAGCTAGACTTCAACTACGATCAAAATCACTTAACATTTTACTTTAACACCATCCATTTTAGTGTCCCTGAAAAAGTAAAATACAGATTTAAAATGGAAGGCTTAGATCCCGACTGGACGCCTTATACCAAAGACGGAAAAATCACCTATAGTTCATTGAATCCGGGCAATTATACATTACATGTTCAAGCGATAAATTCTTTGGGAGATAAAGGAATTGAAAGAACCATTGAAATCAGAATAAAACCTCCGTTTTGGCAAACAATCTGGTTTAAAGTATCTGTTGGAATATTATTAATACTCATTGTATATGGCATATTCAGATGGCGTACAAATAAGTTGAGGAAAGACCGTGAAAAACTAGAAAAAACGGTCACCGAACGTACGCTTGAATTAAGACATCAGAAAGAAATTGTAGAAGAAAAAAACAAGGAAATTACTGATAGCATCTCTTATGCGAAAAGAATTCAGACGGCTATTCTACCTCCGGATAAACTCATTAGGGAGTGTTTTCCGAATTCATTTGTTTGGTATTTACCTAAAGATATAGTTGCAGGAGACTTTTATTGGATGGAGTTATCAGGAGATCACGTTTTATTTGCAGCAGCTGATTGCACCGGTCATGGTGTGCCAGGAGCAATGGTTTCAGTAGTTTGTCATGTAGCTTTAAATAGAACTGTAAGAGAATTCGGGATAGTAGAATCAGGCAAAGTGCTTGACAAAACAAGAGAATTGGTAGTAAACACTTTTGAAAGAAGTGAGATGGATGTACGTGACGGAATGGATATCGCTTTGGTAAGTTATAACAGAAAAACAAAAGAAATAACATACAGTGGAGCACACAATCCATTGTGGCTGATCAGAAATAATGAAGTAATAGAATATAAAGCAGACAAACAACCAATTGGGAAATTTGAAATGGATCAGGCTTTTACTTCGCATACAATCCAGTTAGAAAAAGGTGATCAGTTTTATCTTTTTTCAGATGGATACGCGGATCAGTTTGGAGGTGATAGAGGTAAAAAATTCAAAGGCAAAAACTTTAAAGATCTACTTCAGAAAAATGCACATTTAGCAATGGATATTCAGTTAGCTGAATTACAAAAAGCCTTTTACGAATGGAAAGGTGATTATGAGCAATTAGATGACGTTTGCGTAATAGGTGTGAGAATATAA
- a CDS encoding T9SS type A sorting domain-containing protein encodes MRRILTVTLSLIISCFSYAQSWQDVGGGTNNSSHGMLVWNGKLVNLGSYNNPCNRVATWDGTQWECLDGGVGIVARAGCVWEGKLVVVGDFWNNFQPCPGCNGVAVWDGVSWSALDQGFNNDVLTCTVHNGDLYIGGDFTQANGVPINRVAKWDTNSNSFVSVGNTTAMDNDVRCMVSYDGQLWVGGDFNNVDGCSPCDGLVKWDETNQVWEGGNSGVDLVGGVNETVRVLFVNPSDGDLYMGGEFPELWDGDAMAEDFNMSYVARYDGSNWYPLGTGLNEYCRAIHDYNGDVIIGGYFTNAGGTPAEKIVKWNPIAQTFTAMGGGFDGVGIDEYVKSAMTWNGIFFAGGAYTQAEGGPMNYIAQWYEPPTSSPVANINASTTQICVGSCVTFADQSSNSPNAWTWTFNGADVTSSNSQNPGNICYSNPGFFTVDLQACNGNGCDLTSVTIEVVDVPTVSGVDQNICDGSSVTLTATPSVSGGTYLWSPGNETTSSITVNPSTTSLYSVVYTLNGCASAQEDITVTVNPAPTLSVNSTTICEGATATLTATPSVGGGTYNWAPNGEITSTITVSPSTTTSYQVQYSANGCPSNLETAVVTVNPSYNANESTTVCEGNSYTFPDGSSQVINTTVSHTSNLTSIDGCDSIIVTTVNPQQVYNGTESVTVCEGSTYVYPDGFSEQINVASSHTSSLTSTAGCDSIIVTNVTPQQAFNSTESVSVCEGATHVYPDGFSEQINSATSHTSSLTSISGCDSIIVTNVSVNTIYNETENVDVCEGTAYIFPDGTSSTITSSMQHSSSLSSINGCDSVIVTNVNMLPAPVNTVTQNGITLSADQTGAVYQWLDCITGMSNITGETNQTYSPTSNGSYAVTVNLNGCEATSACVDVSSIGWEENDLAVNIYPNPANNFFIIKLEGIEETVSYEMYDASGRIVRSGIFNVQVEIDVEDLENGVYHVQLSELKTVRLIKM; translated from the coding sequence ATGAGACGTATTTTAACCGTTACCCTAAGCCTCATTATTTCTTGTTTTTCATATGCTCAATCCTGGCAGGATGTCGGGGGAGGAACTAACAATTCTAGTCATGGAATGTTAGTTTGGAATGGAAAACTGGTCAATCTCGGATCTTATAACAATCCATGTAATCGTGTTGCCACATGGGATGGAACTCAATGGGAATGTCTTGATGGTGGAGTTGGAATTGTGGCAAGAGCCGGATGTGTTTGGGAAGGTAAATTGGTCGTTGTTGGTGATTTCTGGAATAATTTTCAACCTTGTCCCGGATGTAATGGAGTTGCTGTTTGGGATGGTGTATCATGGTCTGCATTAGATCAAGGATTTAATAATGACGTTTTAACCTGTACAGTTCACAATGGGGATTTATATATTGGTGGTGATTTTACTCAAGCCAATGGAGTTCCAATTAATCGTGTAGCCAAATGGGACACTAACTCTAATTCATTTGTTTCTGTTGGAAATACAACTGCAATGGACAATGATGTGCGTTGTATGGTTTCTTATGATGGACAATTATGGGTAGGTGGAGATTTCAATAATGTAGATGGTTGTTCACCTTGTGATGGTTTGGTAAAATGGGATGAGACAAATCAAGTTTGGGAAGGTGGAAATAGTGGAGTTGATTTGGTGGGAGGAGTGAATGAGACAGTTAGGGTTTTATTTGTCAATCCCTCTGATGGTGACTTATATATGGGTGGAGAATTCCCTGAATTATGGGATGGTGATGCAATGGCAGAAGATTTTAATATGTCATATGTAGCCAGATATGATGGATCAAATTGGTATCCACTTGGAACTGGTTTAAATGAATATTGTAGGGCTATTCATGACTATAATGGAGATGTTATAATCGGTGGATATTTTACGAATGCGGGAGGTACACCTGCTGAAAAAATTGTTAAATGGAATCCTATTGCCCAAACTTTCACAGCTATGGGAGGTGGATTTGATGGAGTAGGAATTGACGAATATGTTAAATCTGCAATGACCTGGAATGGGATATTTTTTGCAGGTGGTGCTTACACTCAAGCTGAAGGTGGTCCTATGAATTATATCGCTCAATGGTATGAACCTCCAACATCATCTCCTGTGGCCAACATTAACGCATCAACAACACAAATTTGTGTAGGAAGTTGTGTCACTTTTGCCGATCAATCATCCAACTCACCAAATGCTTGGACCTGGACCTTTAACGGTGCAGACGTTACTTCATCTAACAGTCAAAATCCTGGTAATATATGCTATAGCAATCCGGGGTTTTTTACGGTTGATTTGCAGGCATGTAATGGTAATGGTTGTGATCTTACCTCTGTCACAATAGAAGTGGTTGATGTTCCTACAGTTTCAGGAGTTGATCAAAACATTTGTGATGGAAGTTCGGTTACATTAACAGCTACACCTTCTGTTTCGGGAGGAACTTATTTATGGTCGCCGGGAAATGAAACAACATCATCTATAACAGTAAATCCATCTACAACATCATTATATAGTGTAGTTTACACATTAAATGGATGTGCTAGTGCGCAAGAAGATATTACGGTGACAGTAAATCCAGCGCCAACTTTGAGTGTGAACAGTACAACAATTTGTGAAGGAGCTACTGCAACCTTAACTGCAACCCCTTCTGTTGGTGGAGGTACCTACAATTGGGCTCCAAATGGTGAAATAACTTCAACTATTACGGTTTCACCTAGTACAACAACGTCATATCAAGTACAGTATTCTGCAAATGGTTGTCCATCTAATCTGGAAACGGCAGTTGTTACGGTAAATCCATCTTATAATGCTAATGAATCAACCACCGTGTGTGAAGGAAATTCTTATACTTTTCCGGATGGTTCATCACAAGTCATTAATACTACTGTTTCGCATACAAGTAATTTAACTTCTATTGATGGATGTGATTCTATAATTGTAACAACAGTTAACCCACAACAGGTTTATAATGGCACCGAAAGTGTGACGGTTTGTGAAGGATCAACATATGTATATCCTGATGGTTTTAGTGAGCAAATTAATGTTGCATCTTCTCATACTAGTAGTTTAACTTCAACAGCCGGATGTGACTCAATAATTGTTACCAATGTGACTCCTCAGCAGGCATTTAATTCTACTGAAAGTGTTTCAGTTTGCGAGGGTGCTACTCATGTTTATCCGGATGGGTTTAGCGAGCAAATAAATAGTGCTACTTCTCATACCAGCAGTTTAACTTCTATTTCTGGCTGTGATTCAATAATTGTAACCAATGTATCAGTTAACACAATTTACAATGAAACTGAGAATGTTGATGTATGTGAAGGAACAGCTTATATTTTTCCTGATGGAACATCTTCGACAATTACGTCTTCTATGCAGCACAGCAGTTCTTTAAGCTCAATAAATGGATGTGATTCAGTGATTGTGACGAATGTGAATATGTTGCCTGCACCAGTAAATACAGTAACTCAAAATGGAATTACCCTTTCAGCAGATCAAACTGGGGCAGTATATCAATGGTTAGATTGTATTACCGGTATGTCAAACATTACTGGAGAAACGAATCAAACTTATAGTCCAACTTCTAATGGATCATATGCAGTAACTGTAAATCTTAACGGTTGTGAAGCCACTTCAGCATGTGTAGATGTGAGTTCAATCGGGTGGGAAGAAAATGATTTGGCGGTTAATATTTATCCAAATCCGGCAAACAATTTCTTTATTATAAAATTGGAAGGAATTGAAGAGACAGTTTCGTATGAAATGTATGATGCAAGTGGTAGAATTGTGAGGTCAGGTATATTTAATGTTCAAGTAGAAATTGATGTAGAGGATTTAGAAAACGGAGTCTATCATGTACAGCTTAGCGAATTGAAAACGGTTCGTTTAATAAAGATGTAG
- a CDS encoding glycoside hydrolase family 16 protein, with the protein MHKSFSIFFILFSSILNAQTPEHIESEYELVWQDEFKGTQLDTSKWDYRSTGALRGNAKVRKENCYLDGEGHLVIEATKEDTMYYVGQICTDKKHLFKYGYFESRIQFSKQVGVATAFWLQSPTYSKYAGDIAKSGAEIDIVEYRRKYRDNEVHHTIHWGGYGEGHDQKGKSPRYRKIDKGFHTFGLEWNAKGYTFYVDGEKSWFTDEAISNIKEYIILSIEMNDWSGDPSNSTFPDKAIYDYVRVYRKLGSK; encoded by the coding sequence ATGCATAAATCATTTTCAATTTTTTTCATTTTGTTTTCTTCAATTTTAAATGCGCAAACCCCTGAGCATATTGAATCTGAATATGAACTTGTTTGGCAAGATGAATTTAAAGGAACACAACTAGATACAAGTAAATGGGATTATCGGTCAACGGGTGCGTTAAGGGGAAATGCAAAAGTGAGAAAAGAAAATTGCTATTTGGATGGCGAAGGACATTTGGTGATAGAAGCAACAAAAGAAGATACCATGTATTATGTCGGACAGATTTGTACCGATAAAAAACACCTTTTTAAATATGGGTATTTTGAAAGCAGAATTCAATTTTCCAAGCAAGTTGGGGTAGCCACTGCATTTTGGTTACAATCACCAACATATTCAAAATATGCAGGAGATATTGCTAAATCAGGAGCTGAAATTGACATAGTTGAATATCGAAGAAAATATCGCGACAATGAAGTTCATCATACCATTCATTGGGGTGGTTATGGAGAAGGACATGATCAAAAAGGCAAAAGTCCGAGGTACCGAAAAATTGACAAAGGATTTCACACATTTGGTCTGGAGTGGAATGCCAAGGGATATACTTTTTATGTAGATGGCGAAAAATCATGGTTTACTGACGAAGCCATTTCCAACATCAAAGAATATATAATTCTGAGTATTGAAATGAATGATTGGAGCGGTGACCCATCAAACTCAACTTTCCCTGATAAAGCCATTTATGATTATGTAAGGGTTTATCGTAAATTAGGTTCTAAATGA
- the katG gene encoding catalase/peroxidase HPI, whose protein sequence is MKRILLIAVSMSSLFSFAQEMASSEAKCPFGHGSTSVNLDDSTAKNMHSAHKMLESDAQTLQEWWPNRLDLSPLRLHAQKSDPNGESFDYTAAFNSLDYEGLKKDIREVLHTSQDWWPADWGHYGGLFIRMAWHSAGTYRTGDGRGGSRDGMQRFAPLNSWPDNANLDKARRLLWPVKQKYGQKISWADLMVLAGNVALEDMGFETIGFAGGREDVWEPNSNVYWGPEKKWLGDQRYSGERDLENPLAAVQMGLIYVNPEGPNGNPDPVLAAHDIRETFGRMGMNDEETVALIAGGHTLGKTHGAGPADKVGPEPEAAPIEEQGFGWKNEYKSGKGTDAFTSGLEVIWTKTPTEWSHGFFKALFGHEWELTKSPAGAHQWVAKDADAMVPDPFDSTKFHKPTMLTTDLSLRFDPEYEKISRRFLENPEEFDKAFAKAWFKLTHRDMGPKSAYIGPEIPKEEFIWQDPIPALNHDLVDANDIANLKIEIRSSGLSTSELVETAWASASTYRHSDRRGGANGARIRLSPMKDWEVNNPKQLDKVLKVYEKIQKDFNAKSGKKKISMADLIVLGGNVGVEDAIKKAGFSVEVPFTPGRMDATQEQTDIESIALLEPMADGFRNYQKTQYTLSTEELLVDKAQLLRLSVPEMTVLVGGMRALGANYDDSKHGIFTDNPGTLNNDYFVKLLDMSNAWEPVKDQKGIYNGRDRQTGEIKYTATRADLIFGSNSELRAMAEVYGSDDAKEKFVKDFVAAWTKVMMLDRFDLE, encoded by the coding sequence ATGAAAAGAATTTTATTGATCGCCGTTTCAATGAGCAGCTTATTTTCCTTTGCTCAAGAAATGGCAAGTTCTGAAGCAAAATGTCCTTTTGGTCATGGAAGTACTTCAGTTAATTTGGATGATTCCACTGCTAAGAACATGCATTCTGCTCACAAAATGTTAGAGTCAGATGCACAAACTTTGCAAGAATGGTGGCCAAATAGGTTGGACTTAAGTCCGTTAAGATTGCATGCTCAAAAGTCTGATCCAAATGGTGAGAGTTTTGATTATACGGCTGCTTTTAATAGCCTTGATTATGAAGGTTTGAAAAAAGATATTCGTGAGGTTTTACATACATCACAAGATTGGTGGCCGGCAGATTGGGGACACTATGGAGGATTGTTTATCAGAATGGCCTGGCACAGTGCAGGAACTTACAGAACGGGAGACGGTCGTGGTGGATCAAGAGATGGAATGCAAAGATTTGCGCCTCTAAATAGCTGGCCCGATAATGCTAACCTTGATAAAGCGCGCAGATTGTTATGGCCGGTTAAACAAAAGTATGGTCAAAAAATCTCATGGGCAGATTTGATGGTTCTGGCAGGAAATGTTGCTTTAGAAGACATGGGATTTGAAACAATTGGTTTTGCCGGAGGAAGAGAAGATGTATGGGAGCCAAATTCAAATGTTTATTGGGGGCCAGAGAAGAAATGGTTGGGAGATCAACGTTATAGTGGTGAGAGAGATTTAGAGAATCCGCTAGCTGCAGTTCAAATGGGATTAATTTATGTAAATCCTGAAGGACCAAACGGAAATCCAGATCCTGTATTGGCGGCTCATGATATCAGAGAAACTTTTGGAAGAATGGGAATGAATGATGAAGAAACTGTTGCTTTAATTGCTGGCGGACACACATTAGGTAAAACACATGGTGCCGGACCGGCAGATAAAGTTGGACCTGAACCAGAGGCTGCACCTATTGAAGAACAAGGTTTTGGATGGAAAAATGAATACAAAAGTGGTAAAGGAACAGATGCATTTACTTCTGGATTAGAAGTTATTTGGACGAAAACACCAACTGAATGGAGTCATGGATTTTTCAAAGCGCTATTTGGTCACGAATGGGAGTTGACAAAAAGTCCTGCAGGTGCTCATCAATGGGTTGCAAAAGATGCAGATGCAATGGTGCCGGATCCATTTGATTCAACAAAGTTCCACAAACCAACTATGTTGACTACGGATTTGTCATTGAGATTTGATCCTGAATATGAAAAAATCTCAAGAAGATTTTTAGAAAATCCTGAAGAGTTTGATAAAGCTTTTGCAAAAGCATGGTTTAAATTAACACACCGTGATATGGGTCCTAAATCAGCATACATAGGTCCTGAAATTCCTAAAGAAGAATTCATTTGGCAAGATCCTATTCCGGCTTTGAATCATGATTTGGTAGATGCAAATGACATAGCCAATTTGAAAATAGAAATCAGATCTTCTGGTTTAAGCACTAGTGAATTAGTTGAAACTGCATGGGCTTCTGCATCAACTTACAGACATTCAGATAGAAGAGGAGGAGCAAATGGAGCAAGAATTAGATTGTCACCAATGAAAGATTGGGAAGTAAACAATCCAAAACAATTGGATAAAGTATTGAAGGTTTATGAAAAAATTCAAAAAGACTTCAATGCAAAATCTGGTAAAAAGAAGATCTCAATGGCAGACTTGATTGTTCTTGGAGGAAATGTAGGTGTTGAAGACGCGATTAAAAAAGCTGGCTTTAGTGTTGAAGTTCCTTTTACGCCTGGTAGAATGGATGCCACACAAGAGCAAACAGATATTGAGTCAATTGCATTATTAGAGCCAATGGCGGATGGTTTCAGAAACTATCAAAAGACACAATACACTTTGTCTACTGAGGAATTATTGGTTGATAAAGCTCAATTGCTGAGATTATCAGTTCCTGAAATGACTGTTTTAGTAGGAGGAATGCGTGCTTTAGGTGCTAATTATGACGATTCAAAACATGGGATTTTCACTGACAATCCTGGTACTTTAAACAATGATTATTTTGTAAAACTATTGGATATGAGTAATGCATGGGAGCCGGTGAAGGATCAAAAAGGTATCTACAACGGAAGAGACAGACAAACCGGAGAGATTAAGTATACTGCAACAAGAGCTGATTTAATTTTTGGATCTAATTCTGAATTGAGAGCAATGGCTGAGGTATACGGAAGTGATGATGCAAAAGAGAAATTTGTAAAAGATTTCGTTGCGGCATGGACCAAAGTAATGATGTTAGATAGATTTGATTTAGAATAA
- a CDS encoding mechanosensitive ion channel domain-containing protein, with amino-acid sequence MKSLLQKIDLLNENVLLLKGAQFLIISIIILTLFWLIRTAMTRSISDDAMRYRAKKISRFFSYLLIIIVGIIIFAGSSENLGTAIGLISAGLAFALQEVILAVAGWISIYSSRIYTTGDRIELNGVTGDVIDIGLTKTTLMEIGDWVKSDNYNGRIVKISNAFVFKQTVKNYSTDFPFLWDEVHIPIKYTSDINEMNKILNDVISKELKNYTEIAKTHWKQLTKKYLIEDAKVDPMISYKLTDNWLEFNLRYVVDYKSRMSTKSRIYQGIKDGIDNSSGKVELASTTFEIVGMPELKVDTKK; translated from the coding sequence ATGAAATCACTGCTACAGAAAATTGATTTGTTGAATGAAAATGTGCTGCTTTTAAAAGGAGCCCAGTTTTTAATAATTTCAATCATAATCCTAACGCTCTTCTGGTTGATTAGAACAGCAATGACCAGATCCATATCTGATGATGCTATGAGATATAGGGCGAAGAAAATAAGCAGGTTCTTTTCTTATTTATTAATCATCATAGTTGGCATAATAATTTTCGCAGGAAGTTCAGAAAACCTTGGAACTGCTATTGGATTAATATCTGCAGGATTGGCTTTTGCTCTTCAAGAAGTAATATTGGCAGTGGCAGGTTGGATATCTATATATTCTTCAAGAATTTACACTACCGGAGACAGAATAGAACTCAATGGTGTAACAGGGGACGTGATAGATATAGGTCTTACCAAAACTACTTTAATGGAAATTGGTGACTGGGTAAAAAGCGACAATTACAACGGACGAATTGTCAAAATCAGTAACGCCTTTGTATTTAAGCAAACGGTTAAGAACTATTCTACTGATTTTCCATTTTTATGGGATGAAGTTCATATTCCCATCAAATACACTTCAGACATTAATGAGATGAATAAAATTTTGAATGATGTCATTTCAAAAGAATTAAAAAACTATACTGAAATTGCTAAAACTCACTGGAAACAACTTACAAAAAAGTACCTAATAGAAGATGCTAAAGTTGACCCAATGATCTCTTATAAATTAACTGATAACTGGCTTGAATTTAACTTGAGATATGTAGTAGATTACAAATCAAGAATGAGCACAAAATCAAGAATTTATCAAGGCATTAAAGATGGAATTGACAACAGCTCAGGAAAAGTTGAATTAGCATCTACCACATTTGAAATTGTTGGTATGCCTGAACTTAAAGTTGATACAAAAAAATAA